The following proteins are encoded in a genomic region of Larus michahellis chromosome 30, bLarMic1.1, whole genome shotgun sequence:
- the TACO1 gene encoding translational activator of cytochrome c oxidase 1, giving the protein MATLALARWPRLVATGRPLHVGLGAWAGHNRWSKVKNVKGPRDAARSRLFQRLGLMLRTAAREGGPDPALNAPLANVVEQCRAKNMPKASIEAAIRGAEKAAATTRLLYEARGPGGAALLLEVLTDNPRRCQQDVRLLLARHGGTLAEGARHGFEEKGVVRVGRRDVRGGPISMEEALEAALEAGAQDVVPEEEEEEEEEPTLKFICEPWALRPVRERLEARGLRPLSAAVEYLPRSRVQLPEETRARAERLLRALADCPDVARLYHNVQ; this is encoded by the exons atggcgaCGCTGGCACTGGCCCGTTGGCCCCGGTTGGTGGCCACCGGCCGCCCCCtacatgtggggctgggggcctgGGCCGGCCACAACCGCTGGTCCAAGGTGAAGAACGTCAAGGGGCCGCGCGACGCCGCCCGCAGCCGCCTCTTCCAGCGCCTGGGCCTCATGCTGCGCACCGCCGCCCGCG AAGGGGGTCCGGACCCGGCGCTCAACGCCCCCTTGGCCAACGTGGTGGAACAATGTCGGGCCAAGAACATGCCCAAGGCCTCCATCGAGGCGGCCATTCGGGGGGCG GAGAAGGCGGCGGCCACCACCCGGCTCCTCTACGAAGCCCgtgggcccggcggggcggccctTCTCCTGGAGGTCCTCACCGACAACCCCCGGCGCTGCCAGCAAGATGTCCGCCTCCTCCTCGCCCGCCatgg GGGGACGCTGGCGGAGGGGGCCCGGCACGGCTTCGAGGAGAAGGGGGTGGTGCGTGTGGGGCGGAGGGACGTTCGGGGCGGCCCCATCTCCATGGAGGAGGCGCTGGAGGCCGCGCTGGAGGCCGGGGCCCAGGACGTcgtccccgaggaggaggaggaggaggaggaagagccgACCCTGAAG TTCATCTGCGAGCCCTGGGCCCTGCGGCCGGTGCGGGAGCGACTGGAAGCCCGGGGCTTGCGTCCCCTCTCGGCCGCCGTCGAGTACTTGCCCCGAAGCCGGGTTCAGTTGCCGGAGGAGACGCGGGCCCGGGCGGAACGGCTCCTGCGAGCCCTGGCCGACTGCCCCGACGTCGCCCGCCTCTACCACAACGTCCAATAg
- the LOC141735270 gene encoding uncharacterized protein LOC141735270: MPKGPRPAERYRLKYSRLRRAARALVFENGALCDEVARLEAKWLRAREERRFLLARLLRFRALAGPEEAGGGGIDGGGGGGRRARRGGKDGARGPGARASGQREGPRDEARASGSRPVGSRDERRPPGQRDGQRDEWRPPGQRDGQRDERRPPGQRDGQRDERRPPGQRDGQRDERRPLGQRDGQRDERRPPGQRDEPRATGSRPFGSRDGPRPPTAGAGLRPGPREISKPPGQREEAKTEPKAPGSRPSPRDDSKGETPPSAILKPPADSPSPSGPAAAPWRPAPRRRGGVTPSPLTLGPARVQGAGGPAAALPGGYRGTRLYAADGRRRRRPPRRLYACRVGAGPQGEMVAEEEEEEEEEEEEEEGEEEEEEEEEEEAGKAMAGPRPEACHGGLPQAPGEEGREAVAGAGNEFFGLGHPLVRRLVLRGEAGAFLHPMAAEEEEEEEEENEEEEEEEEEEEDEEEEEEEEEEEEEEEDGAAPALAYADVFLGSPGGSDG, from the coding sequence ATGCCGAAGGGGCCGCGCCCGGCCGAGCGCTACCGCCTGAAGTACAGTCGCTTACGGCGGGCGGCCCGAGCCCTGGTCTTCGAGAACGGAGCCCTCTGCGACGAGGTGGCTCGTTTGGAAGCCAAGTGGCTACGAGCCCGGGAAGAGCGGCGCTTCCTCCTGGCCCGACTCCTCCGTTTCCGAGCCCTCGCCGGCCCCGAGgaagccggcggcggcggcatcgacggcggcggcggcggcggccgacgGGCTCGAAGGGGAGGGAAAGACGGGGCTCGCGGCCCCGGGGCGAGGGCTAGCGGGCAACGAGAGGGGCCGCGGGACGAGGCGAGGGCCAGCGGGTCGAGGCCGGTTGGGTCCCGGGACGAGCGGAGGCCGCCGGGGCAACGAGACGGGCAACGGGACGAGTGGAGGCCGCCGGGGCAACGAGACGGGCAACGGGACGAACGGAGGCCGCCGGGGCAACGAGATGGGCAACGGGACGAGCGGAGGCCGCCGGGGCAACGAGACGGGCAACGGGACGAGCGGAGGCCACTGGGGCAACGAGACGGGCAACGGGACGAACGGAGGCCGCCGGGGCAACGAGACGAGCCGCGGGCAACCGGTTCGAGGCCTTTTGGCTCCCGGGATGGGCCCAGGCCACCGACGGCCGGCGCCGGGCTACGGCCGGGGCCTAGAGAAATTTCGAAGCCACCCGGGCAACGAGAAGAAGCCAAAACCGAGCCCAAGGCCCCGGGCTCGCGACCGAGCCCGAGAGACGATTCCAAAGGGGAAACGCCGCCGTCGGCCATCTTGAAGCCGCCGGCAGATTCCCCTAGCCCAAGCGGGCCAGCGGCGGCCCCTTGGAGGCCGGCCCCTcgacggcgggggggggtgacCCCTTCGCCCTTGACCTTGGGGCCGGCGCGGgtgcagggggcgggggggccggcggccgcTTTGCCCGGGGGCTACCGCGGCACCCGCCTCTACGCCGCcgatggccgccgccgccgccggcccccccgccgcctctACGCTTGCCGGGTGGGGGCCGGTCCCCAGGGCGAGATGgtggccgaggaggaggaggaggaggaggaggaggaagaggaggaggagggggaggaggaagaggaggaggaggaggaagaggaggccggCAAAGCAATGGCGGGCCCTAGGCCCGAGGCCTGTCATGGCGGCCTCCCGCAGGCCCCGGGGGAAGAAGGCCGGGAGGCGGTTGCCGGGGCCGGCAACGAGTTCTTCGGCCTCGGCCACCCCCTGGTGCGGCGGCTGGTGctgcggggggaggccggggcctTCCTCCACCCCatggcggcggaggaggaggaggaggaggaggaagagaacgaggaggaggaggaggaggaggaggaggaggaggacgaggaggaggaggaggaagaggaggaggaggaggaggaggaggaagacgggGCCGCCCCGGCTTTGGCCTACGCCGACGTCTTCCTCGGTAGCCCCGGGGGCTCCGACGGGTGA